One window of Nostoc sp. C052 genomic DNA carries:
- a CDS encoding RuBisCO accumulation factor 1 — MTDLPPNAQNPEDNANNDVAQELLRRLRQKQGNWVEWGTAIASLLKAGYNPQDIFEATGFEPIQQNQVVVGSQVYNSLEKFGVSEATRSHYTTRGSDVLYELRLLTQEERAAAAELIFVHNVDADEAREIAKALKEFSYYRTLPEGFSAHPGDAVAHQVWKLARQNADLQQRSRLIAKGLRFAHTPGARQKIEQLLTDFTTVPQRPAPILPFYRLEFEEQLPRILPVVGELPLSKQDLQAVPILTEIEPFRMVKFSGEQAWVPLPGWQVLLAAEDPVVILANSDRFPIQTQNQTGPVVVVIDRAQRQWDASSYFVVENAGELDFQWFETEPEVPLLGQIIIIVRPKKILDEELTKDSWQIDE; from the coding sequence ATGACTGATCTACCACCCAACGCTCAGAATCCCGAAGACAATGCTAATAACGATGTAGCACAAGAGTTACTGCGAAGGCTGAGGCAAAAACAAGGTAACTGGGTGGAATGGGGAACAGCGATCGCCTCGTTACTAAAAGCCGGTTACAATCCCCAAGACATTTTTGAGGCGACTGGATTTGAACCAATTCAACAAAATCAGGTGGTTGTTGGTTCTCAAGTTTACAATTCTTTGGAAAAGTTTGGAGTATCGGAAGCAACGCGATCGCACTATACTACACGCGGTAGTGATGTTTTATATGAACTGCGTTTACTGACTCAAGAAGAACGGGCCGCCGCCGCCGAACTGATCTTCGTCCACAACGTTGATGCTGACGAGGCACGGGAAATAGCAAAAGCCCTGAAAGAGTTCTCCTATTACCGCACTTTACCAGAAGGCTTTTCTGCCCATCCTGGGGATGCTGTTGCTCACCAAGTTTGGAAACTGGCACGCCAAAATGCAGATTTACAACAGCGATCGCGCCTAATTGCCAAAGGGTTACGCTTTGCTCACACGCCAGGTGCAAGGCAAAAAATCGAACAATTACTGACTGATTTTACTACCGTTCCTCAGCGTCCAGCGCCAATTTTACCCTTTTACCGTTTGGAATTTGAAGAACAATTACCCCGAATCTTGCCCGTGGTAGGCGAGTTGCCATTGTCAAAACAAGACTTGCAAGCAGTGCCCATATTGACAGAAATTGAACCATTTCGGATGGTCAAGTTTTCTGGAGAACAAGCTTGGGTACCTTTACCAGGTTGGCAAGTGCTTTTGGCGGCAGAAGATCCAGTAGTAATTTTAGCGAATAGCGATCGCTTCCCTATCCAAACCCAAAACCAAACAGGGCCAGTCGTAGTAGTAATAGATCGTGCCCAACGACAATGGGATGCCTCCAGCTACTTTGTTGTTGAAAATGCTGGTGAATTAGATTTTCAATGGTTTGAAACTGAGCCAGAAGTTCCTCTACTAGGTCAAATTATCATCATCGTTCGTCCTAAGAAAATTCTGGATGAAGAATTAACTAAAGATTCCTGGCAGATTGACGAATAA
- a CDS encoding Rpn family recombination-promoting nuclease/putative transposase has translation MFDNICKFLAENFSTDFATWLLGEPISLTELSPSELSLEPIRADALILLESAELVLHLEFQTQPDVNIPFRMIDYRLRVYRRFPQKQMRQVVIYLKETSSELVQQNTFSIPGTRHEFEVVRLWEQPTEVFLRYPGLFPLAVLGQTDDRASTLQQVAQEIIGIPDQRLQNNVAAATAILAGLVLEKELIQRVLRRDNMRESVIYQEIEAEAQAKGRAEGRVEGLQEGIRQVAVNLLKSQMLLAEVVRVTGLSIEEVQLLQKEIEGDL, from the coding sequence ATGTTTGATAATATCTGTAAATTCCTCGCCGAAAACTTTTCCACCGACTTTGCTACCTGGCTGTTAGGAGAACCAATTTCCCTGACTGAGTTAAGTCCTTCTGAACTCTCGCTAGAACCCATTCGAGCCGATGCGCTAATTTTATTGGAATCAGCAGAGCTAGTGCTTCACCTAGAGTTTCAGACTCAACCCGATGTTAATATCCCATTTCGCATGATTGATTATCGCTTGCGAGTCTATCGCCGCTTTCCCCAAAAGCAGATGCGTCAAGTGGTGATATACCTTAAAGAAACAAGCTCAGAACTCGTGCAACAAAATACTTTTAGCATTCCTGGTACTCGCCACGAGTTTGAGGTAGTTCGACTATGGGAACAGCCGACAGAAGTATTTTTGCGCTATCCAGGTTTATTCCCATTAGCGGTGTTGGGTCAAACAGATGACCGTGCAAGTACATTACAGCAAGTAGCACAGGAAATCATCGGGATTCCTGACCAACGTTTGCAGAATAATGTCGCAGCTGCCACGGCAATTTTAGCTGGTCTAGTATTAGAGAAAGAGTTAATTCAAAGAGTATTACGGAGAGATAATATGCGCGAATCTGTAATTTATCAAGAGATTGAGGCTGAAGCTCAGGCAAAAGGTAGAGCCGAAGGTAGAGTCGAAGGTTTACAAGAGGGGATTCGGCAGGTTGCAGTGAATCTGCTCAAAAGCCAAATGCTGTTGGCAGAAGTGGTAAGAGTCACTGGATTATCAATCGAGGAGGTGCAGTTGCTACAAAAAGAGATAGAAGGTGATTTATAG
- a CDS encoding Uma2 family endonuclease, with protein MTALILNLSPTIELTDEQFFQVCQNNRDLRLERTAEGELIIMPPTGWESGNRNSRLTQRLGNWTDADGTGLAFDSSTGFKLPNGANRSPDASWVSRKRLKTLNPDPDRFLPLAPDFAVELRSASDSLKTVQQKMQEYIENGVRLGWLIDPHQQVEIYRPGQEVEVLRSPTSLSGEDVLPGFVLDLTQILS; from the coding sequence ATGACTGCCCTGATTCTGAACCTCAGCCCCACCATTGAACTAACAGATGAGCAGTTCTTCCAAGTGTGTCAAAATAATCGAGATTTGCGACTTGAGCGCACGGCAGAGGGAGAATTGATTATCATGCCACCAACTGGATGGGAAAGCGGAAATCGTAATAGTAGACTGACACAGCGTTTAGGTAATTGGACTGACGCTGATGGTACAGGACTGGCTTTTGATTCTTCCACAGGTTTCAAACTTCCCAATGGTGCAAACCGTTCTCCTGATGCATCTTGGGTGAGTCGCAAGCGATTAAAAACTCTGAATCCAGACCCCGACAGATTCCTGCCGCTCGCTCCAGATTTTGCGGTAGAATTACGCTCTGCTTCAGACAGCTTAAAAACTGTGCAACAAAAAATGCAGGAGTACATTGAGAATGGTGTGCGTTTAGGTTGGCTGATTGATCCGCACCAACAGGTGGAAATTTACCGCCCAGGACAGGAAGTTGAGGTTTTGCGATCACCTACCAGCTTATCAGGTGAGGATGTATTGCCTGGGTTTGTACTAGATTTAACACAGATTTTGAGTTAG
- the ubiE gene encoding bifunctional demethylmenaquinone methyltransferase/2-methoxy-6-polyprenyl-1,4-benzoquinol methylase UbiE, with product MSNEIKSIFNRIAPVYDQLNDWLSLGQHRIWKEMAVKWSAAKPGDTALDLCCGSGDLALRLVRRVGATGKVYGVDFSPNLLENAKERSQKQYPQPAISWIEADVLNLPFDDNQFDAATMGYGLRNVKDIPRSLQELYRVLKPGAKAAILDFHRPSNPQLRIFQQCYLDGFVVPVANYLGLKEEYAYISPSLDRFPIGKEQIELARQVGFAVATHYPIANGMMGVLVLSKLGVIS from the coding sequence ATGAGTAACGAAATTAAGTCCATTTTTAACCGTATTGCTCCAGTTTATGACCAATTGAACGATTGGTTGAGTCTGGGACAGCATCGAATCTGGAAGGAAATGGCAGTAAAATGGAGTGCAGCTAAACCGGGAGATACTGCATTAGATTTGTGTTGCGGTAGTGGTGATTTAGCCTTGCGTTTGGTGCGGCGTGTGGGAGCAACAGGCAAGGTGTACGGAGTGGATTTTTCCCCAAACCTACTCGAAAATGCTAAAGAACGCTCTCAAAAGCAGTACCCCCAACCTGCTATCAGCTGGATAGAAGCTGATGTGCTAAATTTACCCTTTGACGACAACCAATTTGATGCCGCAACAATGGGCTATGGTTTAAGAAATGTTAAAGATATTCCCCGCAGTCTCCAAGAGTTATACCGTGTTTTGAAGCCGGGAGCTAAAGCCGCCATTTTAGACTTTCATCGACCGAGTAATCCTCAACTACGTATCTTTCAGCAGTGCTATCTGGACGGTTTTGTGGTGCCAGTTGCCAATTATTTGGGTTTAAAAGAAGAATATGCTTACATTAGTCCCAGCCTAGACCGCTTTCCCATTGGCAAAGAGCAAATAGAGTTAGCTCGTCAAGTTGGTTTTGCTGTTGCCACACACTACCCCATCGCGAACGGTATGATGGGAGTGTTAGTGCTTAGTAAGTTAGGAGTTATTAGTTAA
- a CDS encoding DUF445 domain-containing protein, whose protein sequence is MDWSHLWLYVSPPVLGGIIGYFTNDIAIKMLFRPYRAIYIAGRRVPFTPGLIPRNQERLAKNISNTIMGSLLTPQELQNLARRLLQTERVQAAILWLLQLAIEQIKTDKNQKSAKIVAGILRDLLGESLPRLLKVLARREDFLEAQINQIFDQILLEFQLSEEQATRLADWLLQVVLPPDMLRQAIVDFLTDRTIQIIDEGFREKTSGTYWVVANLFGLRNTLTRLRTFCLDEKEATNTRLQELIQDLQMRDRIRKLLQNLSLQNLPMGTVRQLRKTTRESVRHYLQNSGSDFLQGLTDSVDWENIAVVLLNRLSTSPVVSTSLEVMSQELALILDKYLEKDLEAIVTQVIPILSIDEVIVDRVKSTSPADLEAAIEGIVKNELQAIVTLGGVLGFVIGLLQTMFFVLFQQ, encoded by the coding sequence TTGGACTGGTCTCATCTTTGGCTTTATGTGTCTCCCCCGGTACTGGGTGGAATTATTGGCTATTTCACAAATGATATAGCCATAAAAATGTTGTTCCGTCCTTACCGAGCAATTTACATTGCTGGACGAAGAGTACCCTTCACCCCTGGATTGATCCCCCGCAACCAGGAACGTCTGGCTAAGAACATTTCCAATACAATCATGGGGTCACTATTGACACCACAAGAATTACAAAATCTGGCGCGGCGTTTGTTGCAAACAGAACGCGTGCAAGCTGCAATTCTTTGGTTATTGCAGCTGGCGATTGAACAAATCAAAACAGATAAAAACCAGAAAAGTGCCAAAATTGTTGCGGGAATTTTGCGGGATTTACTAGGGGAATCTTTGCCACGATTACTTAAGGTTTTGGCGCGACGGGAAGATTTTTTGGAAGCGCAAATCAATCAAATTTTTGACCAGATATTGCTGGAATTTCAACTAAGCGAAGAACAAGCTACGCGTCTGGCTGACTGGTTATTGCAAGTAGTTTTACCGCCGGATATGCTACGCCAAGCCATAGTTGATTTTTTAACCGATCGCACGATTCAAATTATCGATGAAGGCTTCCGCGAAAAAACCAGTGGGACTTATTGGGTAGTAGCAAATTTATTTGGCTTACGTAATACTCTCACACGGCTACGAACTTTTTGCTTGGATGAAAAAGAGGCTACCAATACTCGCTTGCAGGAATTGATTCAAGATTTGCAAATGCGCGATCGCATTCGGAAATTACTGCAAAATTTATCATTACAAAACTTGCCAATGGGGACGGTACGTCAACTCCGAAAGACCACCCGCGAAAGTGTCCGTCATTACCTACAAAATAGTGGTAGCGATTTTTTACAAGGATTAACTGATTCTGTTGATTGGGAAAATATTGCTGTAGTGCTGCTGAATCGTCTTAGTACTTCACCAGTTGTCAGTACTTCTTTAGAAGTGATGAGTCAAGAACTGGCTCTAATTTTAGATAAGTATTTGGAAAAAGATTTGGAAGCAATTGTAACCCAGGTAATTCCAATTTTGTCGATAGATGAAGTAATAGTTGACCGTGTAAAATCAACTTCACCGGCTGATTTAGAAGCTGCCATTGAGGGAATTGTGAAAAACGAATTGCAGGCGATTGTGACTTTAGGTGGTGTTTTGGGTTTTGTTATCGGGTTATTACAGACAATGTTTTTCGTATTGTTTCAACAGTAG
- a CDS encoding response regulator, whose protein sequence is MDNPSLEIDKVQYQVMTLERPKKLKILVVDDEPDNLDLLYRTFRRDFNVLKADSGVNALQVLAAEGEVAVIISDQRMPEMKGTEFLSKTVPQFPDTVRIILTGFTDIEDLVEAINAGQVYKYITKPWDPGELKAVVQRAAETYDLLKQRTEELRRAHAQMALLSVLVQVTQAASSLEETLAPIARAVSETFGADGCILQLTDGNTLVTTQGSYSDTGTIENWLSQDPLTREAIATGQMQVSLNILKDTKLVDAIHYQNTGVQAHLVIPISYRNELLGVLSLQWKQPCTLREDELTLINLSAQLVAIALTSSH, encoded by the coding sequence ATGGATAATCCCAGTCTCGAAATTGATAAAGTCCAGTATCAAGTTATGACTCTCGAACGACCAAAAAAGCTGAAAATCTTAGTAGTTGACGATGAGCCAGATAATCTCGATCTACTTTATCGCACATTTCGACGCGACTTTAATGTTCTCAAAGCTGATAGTGGAGTAAACGCCCTACAAGTTTTGGCCGCAGAAGGCGAGGTAGCGGTGATTATCTCCGATCAACGAATGCCAGAAATGAAAGGAACTGAGTTTCTCAGCAAAACAGTACCTCAGTTTCCCGATACGGTAAGAATAATTCTCACCGGATTTACTGATATTGAAGACTTGGTAGAAGCCATTAATGCGGGGCAAGTCTACAAATATATTACCAAGCCTTGGGACCCAGGGGAGCTGAAGGCAGTGGTGCAAAGAGCAGCAGAAACCTACGACTTGCTCAAGCAACGCACAGAAGAATTACGCCGCGCTCATGCTCAAATGGCGCTATTGAGTGTTTTGGTACAGGTAACTCAAGCAGCTTCTAGCTTAGAGGAAACTCTTGCTCCAATTGCTAGGGCTGTGAGTGAGACTTTTGGGGCAGATGGCTGTATTCTACAACTTACAGATGGAAATACTCTGGTTACGACTCAAGGAAGTTACAGCGATACAGGTACAATAGAAAATTGGTTATCTCAAGACCCGCTCACAAGGGAAGCGATCGCCACCGGGCAAATGCAAGTTTCCTTAAATATACTGAAAGACACTAAACTAGTTGATGCTATTCACTACCAAAATACAGGAGTGCAAGCACATTTAGTGATTCCCATTAGCTACCGTAATGAACTTTTGGGCGTATTATCACTACAGTGGAAACAACCCTGCACTTTACGAGAAGATGAATTAACCCTAATTAATTTATCAGCACAACTAGTGGCGATCGCTCTGACTAGTAGTCATTAG
- the aqpZ gene encoding aquaporin Z, whose product MSLTKRCLAEFIGTFWLVLGGCGSAVLAAAYTADAAKISENTSFPLGIGLVGVSLAFGLTVLTGAYALGHISGGHFNPAVSFGLWAGRRFPASDLLPYIVSQVIGAVVGAGIIYLIASGKTGFTLTGSNPLATNGYGNHSPGSYTLFSCLITEVVMTFMFLLIILGVTDSRAPKGFAPLAIGFGLTLIHLISIPVTNTSVNPARSTGVALFAGAELFSQVWLFWIAPILGAILAGWLYVAVFSESTVGERQNVKELV is encoded by the coding sequence ATGTCTCTAACTAAACGTTGCTTGGCTGAATTTATTGGTACATTCTGGCTTGTTTTAGGTGGTTGTGGTAGCGCTGTTCTAGCCGCAGCCTACACAGCGGATGCTGCAAAAATCAGTGAAAATACTTCTTTTCCATTGGGTATTGGATTAGTCGGTGTATCTTTGGCATTCGGGCTTACCGTCCTCACCGGAGCTTATGCTCTTGGTCATATTTCTGGTGGGCATTTCAATCCAGCTGTTTCTTTTGGATTGTGGGCAGGTAGGCGCTTTCCGGCGTCTGACTTACTACCTTACATCGTCTCTCAAGTAATTGGTGCAGTTGTCGGTGCGGGCATTATCTACCTAATTGCTAGCGGCAAAACTGGATTTACCCTAACTGGCTCCAACCCTTTGGCCACTAATGGCTATGGGAATCACTCTCCAGGTAGTTACACGCTATTTTCTTGCTTGATTACTGAAGTTGTAATGACTTTCATGTTTCTGCTGATTATTCTGGGTGTAACTGATAGCCGCGCTCCTAAGGGATTTGCACCCCTAGCAATTGGTTTTGGACTCACCTTAATTCACCTGATTAGCATTCCTGTAACCAATACCTCAGTTAATCCTGCCCGTAGTACGGGAGTTGCTCTATTTGCAGGTGCAGAACTTTTTTCGCAAGTCTGGCTGTTCTGGATAGCTCCGATCTTGGGAGCTATTTTAGCAGGATGGTTGTATGTAGCTGTCTTTAGTGAATCAACCGTAGGTGAACGACAAAACGTCAAAGAGCTAGTCTAA